A single window of Sphingobacterium sp. ML3W DNA harbors:
- a CDS encoding DedA family protein codes for MDVIAHIIDFVLHIDKHLLEIVNDYKTWTYLILFLIIFVETGIVVMPFLPGDSLLFAAGMLAAQPNELNVWLMIVILLVAAISGDSLNYSIGKRFGMQITKFKLFGKQVIKDEQIQKTHSFYEKYGSKTIVIARFVPIVRTLAPFVGGIGKMNYGTFITYNVIGALLWVIGITLAGYFLGNIPIIRDNFSKVVLLIILVSVLPIVYEVIKEKIKRKKEA; via the coding sequence TTGGACGTTATAGCGCATATTATAGATTTTGTTCTTCATATTGATAAGCACTTACTAGAAATTGTAAATGATTATAAAACGTGGACCTATCTCATCTTATTCCTGATTATTTTTGTTGAGACTGGTATTGTTGTGATGCCATTCTTACCAGGAGATTCTTTACTTTTTGCAGCAGGTATGTTAGCAGCACAACCTAATGAACTCAATGTCTGGTTGATGATTGTTATTTTATTGGTGGCAGCGATATCTGGAGATTCACTTAATTATTCCATCGGTAAACGCTTTGGCATGCAGATAACCAAGTTTAAGCTTTTTGGTAAGCAGGTTATTAAGGACGAACAGATTCAGAAGACACATTCGTTCTATGAAAAATATGGAAGTAAAACTATTGTAATTGCTCGATTTGTACCCATCGTTAGAACTTTAGCTCCATTTGTTGGAGGAATCGGTAAAATGAATTATGGTACTTTCATTACCTATAATGTCATAGGCGCACTTCTTTGGGTAATTGGGATTACACTGGCAGGTTATTTCTTAGGGAATATACCCATTATAAGAGATAATTTTTCAAAAGTCGTACTGTTAATCATTTTAGTATCGGTGTTACCGATAGTGTACGAAGTGATAAAAGAAAAAATTAAAAGAAAAAAGGAAGCTTAA
- a CDS encoding CAP domain-containing protein: protein MKYQLVIFLSLLFSFSSAQVRLEKKQAKAAFEHLNDIRKKPEKFKKKLGLFNLNKVTRKHLNWNNQLAKVAEARAKDMAKRNYFDHVNPDGKGPNYYIQKSGYKLNPNWLKNKKANNFESIAWNWPTAKAGIEGLIIGKEAPGYYHRKHLLGMDEWNSSLYDIGIGFVTVGKKGKQESYLCVIIAKHDS, encoded by the coding sequence ATGAAGTATCAGCTCGTTATTTTTCTCAGTTTATTATTTTCATTTTCATCAGCACAAGTGCGATTAGAAAAAAAGCAGGCTAAGGCTGCTTTTGAACATTTAAATGATATTCGTAAAAAACCCGAAAAATTTAAAAAGAAACTTGGACTATTCAATTTGAATAAGGTGACCAGAAAACACTTGAACTGGAATAATCAATTAGCAAAAGTTGCGGAAGCCCGAGCAAAGGATATGGCAAAGCGCAATTATTTTGACCACGTAAATCCAGATGGCAAAGGACCAAATTATTACATTCAAAAATCCGGATATAAGTTAAATCCAAATTGGTTGAAAAATAAAAAAGCAAATAATTTCGAATCTATTGCTTGGAATTGGCCAACGGCCAAAGCTGGTATAGAAGGACTGATAATAGGGAAGGAAGCACCTGGTTATTATCATAGAAAGCATTTATTGGGGATGGATGAGTGGAATTCTTCTTTATATGATATCGGAATTGGTTTTGTTACAGTAGGGAAGAAGGGCAAGCAAGAAAGTTATTTATGCGTTATTATTGCCAAGCATGATTCGTAA
- the kduI gene encoding 5-dehydro-4-deoxy-D-glucuronate isomerase: MKTNYESRYAISPNECKTLDTKSLRDNFLIENIFEADQVNFTYTHYDRYMAGGAMPVSGKIKLETIPALLKEPYFLSRRELGIINVGASGQVEVDGTTYDLDYKEALYIGKGVENVYFSSKNAANPAKFYLNSTPAHQSFPTKKVTKESANKIELGSLETANHRTINQMLLNKIVDTCQLQMGMTELKPGSVWNTMPAHTHDRRMEVYFYFEVPEGQAVSHFMGPVDETRHIWMKNEQAVISPPWSIHAGAGTSNYTFIWGMAGENLDYDDMDKSAITDLK; this comes from the coding sequence ATGAAAACGAATTATGAATCCCGCTATGCAATTAGCCCAAATGAATGTAAAACACTTGACACAAAGTCTTTAAGAGATAATTTTTTGATTGAAAATATTTTTGAAGCTGATCAAGTTAATTTTACCTATACACACTATGACCGTTATATGGCCGGCGGAGCAATGCCCGTTTCAGGAAAAATAAAATTGGAAACTATTCCAGCCTTATTAAAAGAGCCCTACTTCCTAAGCCGAAGAGAGTTAGGGATTATCAACGTAGGTGCATCAGGTCAGGTGGAAGTAGACGGAACTACTTATGATTTAGACTATAAAGAAGCATTATATATCGGAAAAGGAGTTGAGAACGTCTATTTTAGTAGCAAAAATGCTGCGAACCCTGCAAAATTCTATTTAAACTCCACTCCTGCCCACCAAAGCTTTCCTACTAAGAAGGTAACAAAAGAGTCTGCAAACAAAATTGAATTAGGATCTCTTGAAACGGCCAACCACAGAACGATCAACCAAATGCTTCTCAATAAGATTGTAGATACTTGTCAATTGCAAATGGGAATGACCGAGCTTAAACCCGGTTCTGTTTGGAATACGATGCCAGCGCATACTCATGACCGACGTATGGAAGTTTACTTTTATTTTGAAGTGCCTGAAGGGCAAGCCGTCTCTCATTTTATGGGACCGGTAGATGAAACACGACATATCTGGATGAAAAATGAACAAGCCGTGATTTCTCCTCCTTGGTCTATTCACGCTGGAGCAGGAACAAGTAATTATACCTTTATCTGGGGAATGGCTGGTGAAAATCTAGATTATGACGATATGGACAAATCTGCAATAACAGATCTAAAATAA
- the surE gene encoding 5'/3'-nucleotidase SurE has protein sequence MTKKKPTILVVNDDGITAPGIKVLIEEMQKIGHVVVVAPDSPQSGMGHAITIGRPLRLDRIDLYEGVEMYKCSGTPVDCVKLAVNKIFKGRKPDVCVSGINHGLNHSINVLYSGTMSAAVEGAIEGIPSIGFSLDNFAYNADFSHCRPYLISITQQVLANGLPKGSLLNVNFPNDADIKGIKICRQAGGHYVEEFDERIDPHNRDYYWMTGKFELEDRGEDTDSFALSNGYVAIVPTQFDMTAHHVIPELNSWGFDV, from the coding sequence ATGACAAAGAAAAAACCAACCATATTGGTCGTAAATGATGATGGCATTACTGCACCAGGTATCAAAGTTTTGATTGAAGAAATGCAAAAGATTGGACATGTTGTCGTAGTTGCGCCAGATAGTCCACAATCGGGCATGGGGCACGCTATTACCATAGGACGACCTTTGCGCTTGGATCGTATTGATTTGTATGAAGGTGTTGAGATGTATAAATGTTCTGGAACTCCAGTAGACTGCGTTAAATTGGCCGTTAATAAAATATTTAAAGGCCGTAAGCCAGATGTATGTGTTTCCGGAATTAATCATGGATTGAACCATTCCATCAATGTGTTATATTCAGGAACTATGTCTGCTGCGGTAGAAGGTGCCATTGAGGGGATTCCCTCGATTGGCTTTTCTTTAGACAACTTTGCCTATAATGCAGATTTTTCACATTGTAGACCTTATCTAATTTCTATTACACAGCAAGTACTGGCTAATGGACTACCTAAAGGTTCATTGTTGAATGTAAATTTCCCTAATGATGCCGATATCAAGGGGATAAAAATATGTCGCCAAGCTGGTGGTCATTATGTTGAGGAATTTGATGAGCGTATCGATCCGCATAATCGTGATTATTATTGGATGACCGGAAAATTCGAATTGGAAGATCGTGGTGAGGACACAGATTCATTTGCTTTAAGTAATGGTTATGTTGCTATTGTACCCACTCAATTTGATATGACAGCTCATCATGTTATTCCAGAATTAAATTCTTGGGGATTTGATGTTTAA
- a CDS encoding YicC/YloC family endoribonuclease, protein MIKSMTGYGTAVKDNGKVKYSVEIKSLNSKFLELNLRLPKAVSDKELTLRTECSKLIERGKVNLYVNVEYTDQTAKASTINADLLKKYYTQLQQIAFELGDKQVSLFQMALNMPEVIANNDGEVDEEESKLLLEAFYAAVEQFNIFRADEGAVLSQDLTSRVELILSYLTEVEAVEMDRIPLIRERINHYLEESVGKENVDKNRFEQELIYYIDKLDITEEKVRLRSHCSYFQKALTASDSNGKKLGFISQEMGREINTLGSKANHAGIQQIVVKMKEELEKIKEQLLNVL, encoded by the coding sequence ATGATAAAATCAATGACAGGATACGGCACTGCTGTAAAAGACAATGGAAAAGTTAAGTACAGCGTTGAGATTAAATCCTTGAATTCTAAATTTCTTGAACTGAATTTGCGTTTACCTAAAGCAGTTTCAGATAAGGAATTAACTTTGCGTACAGAGTGTAGCAAGCTTATCGAGCGCGGTAAGGTCAATCTGTATGTCAACGTTGAATATACTGATCAAACGGCAAAAGCATCTACTATAAATGCCGATTTGTTAAAAAAATACTATACCCAATTACAGCAAATTGCATTTGAGTTAGGAGATAAGCAAGTTTCCCTATTTCAGATGGCTCTTAATATGCCAGAAGTAATCGCTAATAATGATGGTGAGGTTGACGAAGAAGAATCTAAACTGTTATTGGAAGCTTTTTATGCTGCGGTAGAACAATTTAATATTTTCAGAGCTGATGAAGGAGCTGTTCTTTCACAAGATTTAACGAGTAGAGTAGAATTGATTTTAAGCTATTTAACTGAAGTTGAGGCTGTTGAAATGGACCGTATTCCTTTGATACGCGAACGTATCAATCATTATTTAGAGGAGTCTGTGGGCAAGGAAAACGTCGATAAGAATCGCTTTGAACAAGAATTGATTTATTATATTGATAAATTGGATATTACAGAAGAGAAGGTACGCTTGCGCTCGCATTGTAGTTATTTTCAAAAAGCATTAACAGCATCTGATTCTAATGGTAAGAAATTAGGGTTTATATCCCAAGAAATGGGAAGAGAGATCAATACTTTGGGCTCTAAAGCCAATCACGCTGGAATTCAACAGATCGTGGTAAAAATGAAAGAAGAATTAGAAAAAATTAAAGAGCAATTGCTCAATGTATTATAA
- a CDS encoding menaquinone biosynthesis family protein: protein MKLTLGFSPCPNDTFIFDALIHHKIDTEGLDFDIVYEDVETLNLKAFRGDLDVTKLSYHAFAYAVEDYELLDAGSALGFGVGPMLITKDANLATMLQEKLSSGDSLTTELEQLRVGYPGKYTTAHFLLGLAFPELKNKQELVFSEIESSLLAGDIDLGLIIHENRFTYQEKGLFKVVDLGDYWEKTTNCPIPLGGIVVKRSLPTEIKVKLNRILRASVEYAFANPTSGLEFIKSHAQEMSTEVMYKHIELYVNKYSVELGKEGRSAIEMMFNKAQDMGFIPKTDKNLFLS from the coding sequence ATGAAATTGACATTGGGTTTTTCACCTTGTCCGAACGATACTTTTATTTTTGATGCACTTATCCATCATAAGATAGATACAGAAGGGCTGGACTTCGATATTGTCTATGAAGACGTCGAAACTTTAAATCTTAAGGCCTTCAGAGGCGATTTGGATGTTACAAAGCTAAGCTACCATGCTTTTGCATATGCTGTTGAAGATTACGAACTGCTGGACGCTGGTAGTGCACTTGGTTTCGGAGTCGGGCCAATGTTGATCACAAAGGATGCGAATTTGGCAACAATGCTTCAGGAAAAATTAAGTTCTGGAGATTCATTAACAACGGAGTTAGAGCAATTGCGAGTCGGTTACCCAGGTAAGTATACAACCGCTCATTTTTTATTGGGCTTAGCATTTCCAGAATTGAAGAATAAGCAGGAACTTGTTTTTTCTGAAATAGAAAGTTCTTTACTAGCTGGGGATATCGATTTAGGATTGATTATTCATGAAAATCGTTTCACCTATCAAGAAAAAGGATTATTCAAGGTGGTTGATTTAGGTGATTACTGGGAAAAAACGACAAATTGTCCTATTCCTTTGGGGGGGATTGTCGTGAAAAGAAGCCTACCAACCGAAATTAAAGTAAAATTGAATCGTATATTACGAGCGAGTGTTGAATATGCTTTTGCAAATCCTACATCAGGACTGGAGTTTATCAAGTCTCATGCGCAAGAAATGAGCACTGAAGTGATGTATAAACACATTGAACTTTATGTCAATAAATATTCTGTAGAACTTGGGAAAGAGGGGCGTTCTGCTATTGAAATGATGTTTAATAAGGCTCAGGATATGGGCTTTATCCCTAAAACGGATAAGAATTTGTTTTTGTCATAA
- the gmk gene encoding guanylate kinase, whose protein sequence is MAGKLIIFSAPSGAGKTTIVKNLLGKHSDKLEFSISASTREPRGEEVDGKDYYFISKESFLHKIAKQEFIEFEEVYAGTFYGTLRSEVERIWAKGKHVIFDIDVIGGLRLRSKFPDEALSIFVQPPSLEVLKDRLRGRGTDSEEKLQERFAKAETELSYADKFDVILKNYDLDVAVVEAEKLVMDFLNK, encoded by the coding sequence ATGGCAGGTAAGTTAATTATATTCTCAGCGCCATCGGGTGCCGGTAAAACAACAATCGTAAAAAATTTATTAGGTAAGCATAGTGACAAACTGGAATTTTCCATTTCGGCTAGCACACGTGAGCCTCGTGGAGAAGAGGTAGACGGTAAAGATTACTACTTTATCTCTAAGGAAAGTTTTCTTCATAAAATTGCAAAACAAGAATTCATCGAATTTGAAGAGGTATACGCAGGTACATTTTATGGCACTTTGCGTTCGGAAGTAGAGCGTATATGGGCAAAAGGTAAACATGTTATTTTTGATATCGATGTTATAGGTGGTCTTCGTTTACGTTCAAAATTTCCAGATGAGGCCTTATCTATCTTTGTACAGCCACCTTCCTTAGAAGTTTTAAAAGACCGTCTTCGTGGTAGAGGAACCGATTCTGAAGAAAAATTGCAGGAACGATTTGCAAAAGCAGAAACAGAACTATCCTATGCAGATAAATTTGATGTGATCTTAAAAAATTATGATTTGGATGTTGCTGTTGTAGAGGCGGAAAAATTAGTAATGGATTTTCTTAATAAATAG
- a CDS encoding AEC family transporter, translating into MLFKHFKLIPENASKSINIWVLYIALPAVSFKYIPQISWSAQLFFPVLSPILVVAGSWIFMELYCRYKGYSQRSRSTLELSSAYSNTSFIGFPLIIAYYGEQNLSIAIICDQVNFMLLATVGIICAIKGDRSNTEGIKVTALIKRLVTFPPFIACILALVLGKYIDMSMTEPFFDKIASTVAPLALFSVGLQLQFKGMKREITQISMTLLYKLMLAPALVLIAALALGVKGDIARVSIMEAAMPTLITASMVVQQFRLNTKLINLIIGIGIILSLFTTAVWSYIIALFI; encoded by the coding sequence ATGCTATTTAAGCATTTCAAATTAATTCCTGAAAATGCTTCAAAAAGTATTAATATTTGGGTATTATACATCGCTCTGCCTGCAGTATCTTTCAAATACATCCCACAAATTAGCTGGAGCGCGCAGCTTTTCTTCCCAGTATTATCGCCTATACTTGTTGTTGCAGGAAGTTGGATCTTCATGGAATTATATTGTCGTTATAAAGGCTATAGCCAACGATCAAGAAGTACATTAGAATTATCTTCAGCATATAGTAACACTTCATTTATTGGTTTCCCCTTAATCATTGCGTATTATGGCGAGCAAAACCTGAGCATTGCAATCATTTGCGATCAGGTAAACTTCATGCTTCTGGCTACCGTGGGTATTATTTGTGCCATTAAAGGAGACCGAAGCAATACTGAAGGCATTAAAGTCACTGCTCTAATAAAAAGATTGGTGACATTCCCTCCTTTTATTGCCTGTATACTCGCACTAGTTTTGGGGAAATATATCGATATGAGTATGACCGAACCTTTTTTTGATAAAATTGCGTCGACAGTTGCTCCATTAGCATTATTTTCCGTTGGTTTGCAGCTACAATTTAAAGGTATGAAGCGCGAGATCACCCAAATTTCAATGACCCTACTCTATAAATTGATGTTGGCTCCTGCTTTGGTTCTAATTGCAGCTTTGGCACTTGGGGTAAAAGGGGATATAGCCCGTGTAAGTATCATGGAGGCAGCTATGCCAACACTAATTACAGCAAGTATGGTCGTACAGCAGTTCAGATTAAACACCAAGTTGATCAACCTCATTATAGGAATAGGAATTATACTCAGCCTATTTACAACAGCTGTATGGTCTTATATCATCGCACTATTCATTTAG
- a CDS encoding DUF4861 family protein gives MKSFLSTAILLGVTSSLSAQNSNTVQINSPSSFERKEVVSIPFEKFKNHFGLRDNNFSIVDQDSKKPLVYQLEMHGETSPQNILIAVQIAPKGTLKLAVSAANQMQVKNKTFARYVPERKDDFAWENNVVAFRAYGKALEGTSEDAQGFDYWSKRTDELVIDEWYKTDDYHHDHGKGLDYYSVGQTLGVGDIALYFDNHVQYTKHYRQYKVLDNGPLRSTFKLIYEPQEIKGHGITIEKEISIDAESQLSKVSLNIYNATAALTPIVIGIAKRKETDPNTFSDKKANFFAYWEPEMKGNITGTALIFPNSRNTFIDTPTQFLWNITAKNNQTLTYYMGAAFNKAGKIQSMDAWKKYLEQASEQVQKPLTISYKK, from the coding sequence ATGAAATCATTCCTATCTACAGCTATTTTACTGGGTGTCACATCGAGTTTATCTGCCCAGAATAGCAATACTGTACAGATTAACAGCCCCTCTTCCTTTGAAAGAAAAGAAGTGGTGAGCATTCCGTTTGAAAAATTTAAAAATCATTTTGGCTTAAGGGATAACAATTTTTCAATAGTAGACCAAGATTCTAAAAAACCACTTGTTTACCAATTGGAAATGCATGGTGAAACCAGTCCGCAGAATATCTTGATTGCTGTACAAATAGCCCCTAAAGGAACGTTAAAACTAGCTGTCTCTGCCGCTAACCAGATGCAAGTGAAAAATAAAACTTTCGCACGCTATGTTCCCGAACGCAAAGATGATTTTGCTTGGGAAAATAATGTTGTGGCTTTCCGTGCCTATGGTAAGGCTTTGGAAGGTACTTCGGAGGATGCGCAAGGGTTTGATTATTGGTCAAAGCGTACAGACGAGTTAGTGATTGACGAATGGTATAAAACAGATGACTACCATCATGACCATGGTAAAGGACTAGATTACTATTCAGTAGGGCAAACACTAGGTGTTGGCGATATCGCCTTGTATTTTGACAATCATGTACAATACACGAAGCATTACCGTCAATATAAAGTTTTAGATAATGGACCGCTACGCTCTACCTTTAAATTAATTTATGAACCTCAGGAAATAAAAGGTCATGGTATAACCATTGAAAAAGAAATATCCATTGATGCAGAAAGCCAGCTTAGTAAAGTTAGCTTAAATATTTATAATGCAACAGCAGCTTTAACACCGATTGTCATCGGAATTGCCAAACGTAAAGAAACCGACCCCAATACTTTCAGCGATAAAAAGGCGAATTTTTTCGCGTATTGGGAGCCTGAAATGAAAGGTAATATTACCGGAACTGCTTTAATATTCCCCAATAGCAGGAATACATTTATTGATACTCCTACTCAATTTTTATGGAATATAACGGCAAAAAACAATCAAACATTGACTTATTATATGGGAGCGGCATTTAATAAAGCAGGAAAGATACAAAGCATGGACGCCTGGAAAAAATATTTAGAACAAGCGTCTGAACAGGTACAAAAACCACTAACCATTAGTTATAAAAAATAA
- a CDS encoding SDR family NAD(P)-dependent oxidoreductase, producing the protein MSILQSFDLTGKIALVTGCKRGIGKAMAEALAEAGADIIGVSATLELENSAIQKSIESLGRKFHAYQCDFSNREALYTFINHVKADHPIIDILLNNAGNILRKPAAEHPDEYWDEIIEINQNAQFILTREIGKDMISRGTGKVVFTASLLSFQGGINVPGYAASKGAIASLTKAFANEWASKGVNVNAIAPGYIATDNTEALREDPERSSSILARIPAARWGEPQDFKGPALFLSSQASNYVHGTILTVDGGWMGR; encoded by the coding sequence ATGTCAATACTACAATCATTTGATTTAACAGGAAAAATCGCTTTAGTAACGGGTTGCAAAAGGGGTATCGGTAAAGCCATGGCAGAGGCTTTAGCAGAAGCTGGGGCTGATATTATTGGCGTTTCGGCAACTCTGGAATTAGAAAATTCGGCCATTCAAAAATCCATCGAATCCTTAGGTCGAAAATTTCATGCCTACCAATGTGATTTTTCGAACAGAGAGGCCCTTTATACCTTTATCAATCACGTTAAAGCGGATCATCCAATAATCGATATACTCCTGAACAATGCGGGTAATATTTTACGTAAACCAGCAGCCGAACATCCGGATGAATATTGGGATGAAATCATCGAAATCAATCAAAATGCACAATTTATATTGACAAGAGAAATAGGCAAAGATATGATTTCACGTGGAACAGGAAAAGTAGTTTTCACAGCATCGTTACTCTCTTTCCAAGGAGGAATAAATGTACCCGGATATGCCGCTTCTAAAGGGGCAATCGCTTCTTTAACAAAAGCTTTTGCAAATGAGTGGGCTTCAAAGGGAGTCAATGTAAATGCAATCGCACCAGGTTATATCGCCACAGACAATACAGAGGCACTACGCGAGGATCCTGAAAGATCGTCCTCTATATTAGCTCGGATTCCAGCTGCTAGATGGGGTGAACCACAGGATTTCAAAGGTCCTGCTTTATTCCTGAGCTCGCAGGCTTCTAACTATGTACATGGCACTATACTGACCGTAGATGGAGGCTGGATGGGACGCTAA
- a CDS encoding DedA family protein, which translates to MEIITTLIDFILHIDKHLLQIVHEYAGWTYLVLFLIVFSETGLVIAPFLPGDSVLFALGAIIARPESGLSLVLFWLVLVSAAVLGDFVNYEVGKYFGHKVFKPDAKIFRSAYLERTQAFYLKHGTRTIVYARFVPIVRTFAPFVAGISHMAYRKFGTYNILGGFLWVTLFLLTGYYFGQISFISNNFSLVVLFVILISIAPVLVQAIISKKSKSV; encoded by the coding sequence ATGGAAATCATCACAACACTGATTGACTTTATTTTACATATCGATAAGCATTTGCTTCAAATCGTTCATGAATATGCAGGATGGACTTACCTTGTTTTATTTTTAATTGTGTTTTCAGAAACGGGGTTGGTTATTGCACCATTTTTACCTGGAGATTCTGTTTTGTTTGCATTGGGAGCCATTATTGCCAGACCAGAGAGCGGCTTGTCCTTGGTTTTATTTTGGCTTGTACTAGTTTCGGCAGCGGTGCTGGGTGATTTTGTAAACTATGAAGTGGGTAAATACTTTGGACATAAAGTCTTTAAGCCCGATGCTAAAATTTTTAGATCTGCTTATTTAGAGCGAACCCAAGCATTTTACCTAAAGCATGGTACAAGGACTATTGTTTACGCTCGTTTTGTCCCTATTGTTCGCACATTTGCACCATTTGTCGCAGGGATATCCCATATGGCCTATCGAAAATTTGGTACTTATAATATCTTGGGAGGTTTTTTATGGGTAACCTTATTTCTATTAACAGGATATTACTTTGGACAAATTTCATTTATCAGCAATAATTTCTCCCTAGTAGTACTATTCGTGATTTTGATCAGTATAGCACCTGTTTTGGTACAGGCGATAATCAGTAAAAAATCAAAATCGGTCTAA
- the nadD gene encoding nicotinate (nicotinamide) nucleotide adenylyltransferase: MARVGLFFGSFNPVHVGHLIIANYMANYTALDEVWFVVSPQNPFKKKESLGNMYDRLEMVNLAIEDTENLKASAIEFGLPQPSYTIDTLTHLAEKYPLHEFVLIMGEDILETFTKWKNYEVILRDYHVYVYPRPNYNGGALKENPAITMTETPMMELSSTFLRKAVKEGKNIKFYTPDKVVDFIEKKGLYS, from the coding sequence ATGGCTAGAGTAGGTTTGTTCTTTGGGTCTTTTAATCCTGTTCATGTGGGGCATCTGATTATTGCCAACTATATGGCCAATTATACAGCGTTGGATGAAGTCTGGTTCGTGGTTTCTCCACAAAATCCATTTAAGAAGAAGGAAAGCCTGGGGAATATGTATGACCGGTTAGAAATGGTCAATTTAGCCATAGAAGATACTGAAAACCTAAAGGCTAGTGCTATTGAATTCGGATTACCACAGCCATCATATACCATAGATACCTTGACACATTTGGCTGAGAAGTATCCGCTACATGAATTTGTTTTGATTATGGGTGAAGATATTTTAGAAACTTTTACGAAGTGGAAAAATTATGAGGTCATCTTACGAGATTATCATGTATACGTATATCCAAGACCAAATTACAATGGTGGAGCTCTGAAAGAAAATCCTGCTATTACCATGACCGAAACACCGATGATGGAACTGTCATCAACTTTTCTGAGGAAGGCTGTTAAAGAGGGTAAAAATATAAAATTTTATACACCAGATAAAGTCGTTGATTTTATTGAAAAGAAAGGGCTATACTCGTAA